One Polyodon spathula isolate WHYD16114869_AA chromosome 58, ASM1765450v1, whole genome shotgun sequence genomic window carries:
- the LOC121307700 gene encoding SRR1-like protein, protein MTGNAGEWQTVRKRRGAGKAGRQQQGPGPEPSRQCGRLQDETPDSQRIKERIQGAVVELRSTEFWDACKKLTLGCLMKSLHTGVEEAGDMGAPAGDCQDCKGVKCPDTPTDPPIPAADCAGPSPDHRIPVADCAGPSPDPPFPAADCAGPSPDPPIPAADCAVPCPAGAALDCVCYGLGSFSSCASSRYQLALLLLLLESLQIPASRCYLYDPMFSKAEVGILEDFGMTVLTENEEGKRPAHRSTLFYLIHCGKALYNNLLWKNWSVRGLSQLTVIGNSFCGIEERLLARVLQRDYKYISDMLRVVREVPFPDSPRYREIFNDTSVHCFPVERLRALPLALWDSPAEPDYQEDLEIIRVGEGGHLSLRSQTACTSSQCQ, encoded by the exons ATGACGGGGAACGCGGGAGAGTGGCAGACTGTCCggaagaggagaggagctggTAAAGCAGGGAGGCAGCAGCAGGGTCCGGGGCCGGAGCCCAGTAGACAGTGTGGCCGGCTGCAAGACGAGACTCCGGACAGCCAGAGAATCAAAGAGAGGATCCAGGGAGCTGT GGTTGAACTGCGGTCTACAGAGTTTTGGGATGCGTGTAAAa AGCTCACTCTGGGCTGTCTAATGAAGAGTCTTCATACTGGAGTAGAGGAGGCAGGGGATATGGGAGCCCCAGCAGGAGACTGTCAGGACTGCAAAGGAGTGAAGTGTCCTGATACCCCAACAGACCCTCCCATTCCTGCAGCAGACTGTGCTGGGCCTTCCCCAGACCATCGCATTCCTGTAGCAGACTGTGCTGGACCCTCACCAGACCCTCCCTTTCCTGCAGCAGACTGTGCTGGACCCTCTCCAGACCCTCCCATTCCTGCAGCAGACTGTGCTGTACCGTGCCCAGCTGGAGCTGCTCTGGACTGTGTGTGTTACGGACTGGGAAGCTTCTCCAGCTGTGCCTCCTCTCGGTACCAGCTCgccctgctgctcctgctgctggaGAGCCTGCAG ATTCCTGCAAGTCGGTGCTACTTATACGATCCCATGTTCTCTAAAGCAGAGGTCGGCATCCTTGAGGATTTCGGAATGACAGTGTTGACTGAAAATGAG GAAGGGAAGCGGCCGGCTCACAGATCCACGCTCTTCTACCTCATCCACTGCGGGAAGGCTCTCTACAACAACCTGCTGTGGAAGAACTGGAGCGTCAGGGGCCTGTCCCAGCTCACTGTCATCGGGAACAGCTTCTGTGGCATCGAAGAGAG GTTGTTAGCGAGAGTTCTGCAAAGAGACTACAAGTACATCTCTGAC ATGCTGAGAGTTGTGCGGGAGGTCCCATTCCCCGACAGCCCTCGCTACAGGGAGATCTTCAACGACACCTCCGTTCACTGCTTCCCCGTGGAGAGGCTGCGCGCCCTGCCGCTGGCACTCTGGGACTCCCCGGCAGAGCCAGACTACCAGGAGGACCTGGAGATCATCCGTGTTGGGGAGGGGGGTCACCTCAG